A region of the Pseudomonas anguilliseptica genome:
CGAAGGCCTGCAGCCCCGAGCAAGGCATGACAGTCCTCCAACATCACCCCACTACTGCGCATGAACTGATGCAACTCAGGCAAAATCTGGCGAGCCTTGGGGTGGATGTCGTGGAACAACACGATGCCCTTGCGCCACAACAGCATCAGCGTCATCAGGCGATCCTGCATCGCCGCGGGCTGCATCTTGGCGTTCCAGTCCTGAGAGTCGATGTTCCACAATACGACACGCCCGTCATGGCTCTTGAGGTAAGCCACCAACTCCGGGTTACGCTGGCCATAGGGGGGGGGGGGGGGGGGGGGGGGGGCGAAACCACAGCCCCAGCTCAGGGGCATCAGGCTGAACCTGGACGATCAAATCTCGGGTTCGCTCCAGCGAGTCCTGCCACTGCGCGAGCTTCTGATGCGCCACATGGCGATAGCCGTGCGACGCCAGGCATTGCCCCGCGTACAGCGGGGTCAGGTTCTGCAACGGTTGCTCTGCTGCGCGGCGCTGCAGATTTTCCCCAAGCACAAAGAAGAAAGCACCGATACCCTCAGTCTGTAGCCATTGCTGTAAGTGCTCGGTCTCCTGATTGGCCGATGGGCCGTCGTCGAAGCTCAGGATGAACTGACGATCCGCCAGTTCATTGCCTGTCAGCTCACGCTCGTCCAGCCGGTCGATCTCGCTGGTAATCGCTGGAAACAATGCGGCCAGGCGCACCTGCTCATAGAGGTAGGTGGCATGGAAGCGCTCCGCTGCAACCTGCCAACGTACATCGCCAGGCGTCGAGACGGGCTGGGCAGCCGCTGCAAGCAATGCGGCCCAGTCATCGGCCGTGGCACCCGCCGCACGATAATTTTCCAGCAAACGCTGGCGACTCTGCTCGAGCCAGCGCTGTACAGAACCCACGTTGGGATTCTTCACGCCGGTAAAGCTGATCAGTGCATCGCGGCCATCCAGCGGATGTGCGCTGCATAACCCGCACGAAGACAAGGATTTCCTGACGCGATGCAGCATCAAAACGCGCCGCGCTGTCGATGGCTTCGGGCCACAGACTGCGGTCGTAGCTTGCCACTCGCTCAGGCCCGGCCGCCCAGGCACCGAGCGAAAGGCTCAGGTACAACAACCCGAGCCCTCGGCCGAGGGTCTTGATCGAAGCCCCCATGATCAACGCCCCAAGCGTTCACGCATGCGAGTGATGGCCGTATCGTAAACCTTGTTCTCCTTGTTGCTCTTGGCCCAGATGAAGTTCTGCAAGGCCTGCTCGTATTGATGCTGCGCTTCGAAGATACGGGCGATGTTGTAGTAGGAGCTGGCCAGAACGGTAGAACGCGAGCTGCCACGGGCAAAGGCGATGGCCTGACGGTTGGCCCATATCGCATCTGCCAGCTTGTTCTGACGCTGGAAGGCCAGTCCCAGATTGCTATATGCCTGGGCATAGGTGGGGTCGTTCTTCAAAGCCTCGCGGTAGTAGAACACCGCATCGTCGTATTTCTTCTCGTGATAGAGCTTTTCGCCCTGACGGTTCTGCTCCAGCGCCAGCTTTGCCGTCCGAAGGATGTCATGCGCCCTGGCGATGGGCGCGATCAGCTTGTCGCCACTGAACAGTTCAATTTCAGCCAAGCCATTCTCACCCGCATCTGCCGCCTCCAGTACCACCTTGAAGCGCGAAACCTCGA
Encoded here:
- a CDS encoding polysaccharide deacetylase family protein; this translates as MSSCGLCSAHPLDGRDALISFTGVKNPNVGSVQRWLEQSRQRLLENYRAAGATADDWAALLAAAAQPVSTPGDVRWQVAAERFHATYLYEQVRLAALFPAITSEIDRLDERELTGNELADRQFILSFDDGPSANQETEHLQQWLQTEGIGAFFFVLGENLQRRAAEQPLQNLTPLYAGQCLASHGYRHVAHQKLAQWQDSLERTRDLIVQVQPDAPELGLWFRPPPPPPPPLWPA